In the genome of Telluria mixta, the window CGTGGCGCAGCCCAGCATGCGCCAGCGCATGATGTCGTCCGGCCACACGAGCCACGTGACGGCGGCGAATCCGATCAGCGACAGCCCGGCCGACCACCACAGCCCCGTGTACAGCGCGTACATGATCTTGTGCCCCGGATGGTTCTTCACGAGCGAGCAGCCGACGATGGACCCGATGATGGAAATGCCGCCCAGCAGCAGCGGATACACGGTGCCGGTGCCGCCCATGCCGGGGATCACCAGCGCGCCGAGCAGCATCGTGGCGACCAGCGTGACGACGTAGGTTTCGAACAGGTCGGCCGCCATGCCGGCGCAATCGCCCACGTTGTCGCCCACGTTGTCGGCGATGACGGCGGGGTTGCGCGGATCGTCCTCGGGAATGCCGGCCTCGACCTTGCCCACGAGGTCGGCGCCGACGTCGGCGCCCTTCGTGAAGATGCCGCCGCCGAGGCGCGCGAAGATCGAGATCAGCGAGGCGCCGAACGCGAGGCCCACGAGCGGCTGGATCACTTCGTGCGGGGTCAGGGCGGGGTCCGCGCGCAGCACGAGGATCCAATAGAACAGCGCCACGCCCAGCAGGCCCAGGCCGACCACGAGCATGCCCGTGATGGCGCCGCCGCGGAAGGCGACGTTCAGCGCCTGGTCGAGCCCGGTCGCGGCCGCCTGTGCCGTACGCACGTTGGCGCGGACGGACACGTTCATGCCGATGAAGCCGCAGGCCCCGGACAGCAGCGCGCCGGCCAGGAAGCCGCCCGCGGTTGCGGCACCGAGCAGGAAGTAGATGGCGATCAGCAGGACGAAGCCCACGATCGCGATGGTACGGTACTGGCGCGCCAGGTAGGCCGACGCCCCCTGCTGGATGGCCAGCGAGATTTCCTGCATGCGGCCGTTGCCGGGATCCTGTTGCAGGACCCATCGGCGCGACCACAAGCCGTAGAATACCGCGATGACGCCGCACGCGACGGCGAAGGTGAGCTGCGCAGATGCCATGTCGTCCCCCTCGTTTTCGATCAAACCACTACAGAGTCGAAAGGCCGCGTGCGCTTAGTTGAGCTTAGTTGAGCTAACTTGAGCTTACCTGCGGTACGGCCTGCCTTGCTGCATTCGCCGCACAAGGGTGCGACAAAACTTTGATCTAAAAACCTGGACGGATGGCATGTGTCATCCGGAGCCAAAAAGAGCGGCTTGCGCCGCTCTGGAATGCTCAGCCTGCGAGTGCCGCGAATGCGGCGTCGCGTACCTGTTCGACCGGGCCGACGCCCGAGATCTTGCGGTACTTCGGCGCGCCCGGCAGGCCCGATTCCGCCCACTTGTTGTAGTAGCCGAGCAGGACTTCGGTCTGGTTGTGGTACACGGCCAGGCGTTTCTTGACCGTTTCTTCCGTGTCGTCGTCACGCTGGACCAGCGGCTCGCCCGTCACGTCATCCTTGCCTTCGACCTTCGGCGGGTTGAACTTGACGTGGTACACGCGGCCCGATGCCGGGTGGCTGCGGCGACCGCTCATGCGTTCGACGATCAGCTCGTCCGGCACGTCGATTTCCAGCACATAGTCGATCTTCACACCGCTGTCCTTCATGGCGTCGGCCTGCGCGATCGTGCGCGGGAAGCCGTCGAACAGGTAGCCGTTGGCGCAGTCGGCATCCTTCAGGCGCTCCTTCACCAGGCCGATGATGATGTCGTCCGACACCAGCTGGCCAGCATCCATCACTTTTTTCGCAGCCAGGCCCAGCTCGGTGCCGGCCTTGATGGCCGCACGCAGCATGTCGCCGGTGGAAATCTGGGGGATGTTGTATTTTTCTTTGATGAAGTTCGCCTGGGTGCCTTTACCGGCGCCGGGGGCTCCTAACAGAATGAGACGCATGAAGGATTTCCTAAAGGTATCTAATAATTTTTTTGACGCAGTTGTAGTTGGGAACAGACAACTGCATGATGCATATCTAGCTACTGATACGAAACTTACCACAAAAGCAGCAATAAAAGCCACCGGCGGCGGCCGATCTCTCAGCCGTTTGACGTGCCGCAAGCAGCCTGAAGAGTAGTTTCTACCAGGATCAAGACGTATAGAAAAGTCGCACTCGCTCCAGATCGGCCGGGGTGTCGACGCCCGCGTGGGGCGCCTCGTCCGTCACGTGCACGGCGATCGGGACGCCGTGCCACAACACGCGTAATTGTTCCAGTGCCTCGATGGATTCGAGCGGCGCGGGTTCCAGCTGCGGATAGCGCTGCAGGAACGCATTGCTGTACGCGTACAGGCCGATGTGGCGCAGGGGGACGTAGCCCGCAGGCAGTTGCTCGCGGGTGGCGGCAAAGCCGTCGCGGTGCCAGGGGATCGTGGCGCGCGAGAAGTACAGTGCGCGCCCGGACTTGTCCAGCACGACCTTCACGACGTTCGGGTTGAAGGCGTCGGCCACATCGGACAGCGGATGGGCGCAGGTCGCCATCGGCACGTCGGCCGAGATGCGCGCGGCGCACGCGGCCAGCAGCGCGGGATCGATCAGCGGTTCGTCGCCCTGCAGGTTGACGACGACGGCATCGGGCGCGAGGCCGAGCAGGTGCGCCACTTCGGCGATGCGGTCCGTGCCGGAAGGGTGATCCGAACGCGTCATGCAGGCTTCCACGCCATGCGCGGCGCAGGCGGCGGCGATGTCGGCGTGGTCGGTGGCGACGATGATGCGGGAGGCGCCCGATTGCTGCGCGCGTTCGGCCACGCGCACGACCATCGGCTTGCCGCCCAGGTCGGCGAGCGGCTTGTTCGGCAGCCGCGTGGAGGCCAGGCGTGCCGGGATGATGACGACGAAACTCATCGGGTTACAGGGCCGGCTCGACCTTGCGCGCCTCCTCGGCCCACATGATCGGGATGCCGTCACGGATCGGATACGCGAGGCGGTCCGGGCGGCAGATCAATTCCTGCGCTTTCTTGTCATATTCGAGCGGTCCCTTGCACAGCGGGCAGACCAGGATATCAAGCAGTCGGGCGTCCACGACATTTCTCCACGATTTGGGCAGCCAGCGCGGCATCGATCTGCGCGCCGACCGGCACGACCCACACGCGCGGGTCGTTGTTGATTGTTTCAAGTTGCCGACATTTTACTGCATCCTTCTCCGTCACCAGGATGACGTCGGCGTCGACGGTACGGAACGGGTCGTCGAGGAAGTCGTGGTGGTCGGGCAGCGGCAGTTCGGCGACGTCCAGGCCGGCCGCGCGCAGCAGTGCGAAAAAGCGCCCCGGATTGCCGATGCCGGCCGCCGCCAGTACCCGTTTTCCACGCAACGCGGACAGCGGCACGCGCTCGTTCGCATCCATCAGGCGCTCGGCATGGTCGCCCGCGAGGCGCATCTGCCACGGCTGTCCGCCCACCGCCGCGGCCAGCGCCGGCGTGATCTCCGGCGCGTTGACGACGGTGACATCGCGCCGGCGCGACGGCGCTTCGCGCAGCGGGCCGGCCGGCAGGGTCCAGCCGTTGCCGGTGCCGCGGCCGTCGAACAGGATGATCTCGACGTCGCGCGCGAGGGCGTAGTGCTGCAGGCCGTCGTCGGTGATCAGCACGTCCACGTCGGGATGGAGGTCCAGCAGATGGCGTCCGGCCGCGACGCGCTTGCGGCCGACGACGACGGGGCAGCCGGCACGCGCCGCGATCAGCAGCGGTTCGTCGCCGACGTCCTGCGCGCGCGACGTCACCAGTACTTCGCGCGGTGCATCTTCCGCGCCGCCATGGCCGCGCGAGATCACGCCCGGCCGCATCCCGGCCGCGCGCAGTTGCTGCGCCAGCCAGATCGTGAGCGGCGTCTTGCCCGTGCCGCCGATGAAGATGTTGCCGACGACGACCACGGGCACGGGCAGCCGTCCGGCCTTCAGCACGCCCGCGCGGTACAGGGCGATGCGCAGCGCGGTCAGCAGACGGAACAGCAGGGACAGCGGCCACAAGGCTACGGCGAGCGGCCCGCGCCGGAGCCAGGCGCGGGTGAGTGTGGATTCGAGAGAGGATGCCATGTACTAGCCAAACCGTCGTCCCTGCGAAGGCAGGGACCCAATTTGCACGCACACTGTCAGCGCTCGCAGAACTTGGGTCCCCGCCTGCGCGGGGACGACGAAAATTCTTACTTCTGCCCGCCCGTCTGCGCCGCAAACGTCAGCTTGTCATATCCCGCCATGCGCGCCGCTTCCAGCACGTTGATCACCATCTGGTGCATCGCGAACTGGTCGGCATTGACGATGATGACCGGGTCCTTCACGGGTGCCGGCAGCGGCTGGCCGTCGGGGCCGGTGCCGGCCGCGCGTTTGAGGTCGTCGGCGAGGCTCGCCACGCCGTGGAACGCGACCGGCACGTTGTTCACCGTGTAGTTACCCTTGGCGTCGACCGTGACGTTGATCTCGAACGGCTTCTCGATCGCCTTCTCGGCATCCGCAGTCGGCAGCGTGATCTGCAGTTCGGTGAACTTGCTGTACGTGGTCGTCACCATCAGGAAGATCAGCACGACCAGCAGCACGTCGATGAACGGGATCAGGTTGATTTCCGGATCCTCGCGTTTGCGGCCGCGACGGAAGTCGATCATTTGCGGGCACCGTGGACGACGTCGACGAATTTCACGGCCTGCAGCTCCATGTCGATGATGAAGCTGTCCACCAGTGCGCGGAAGTGGCGGTAGAACACGAGGGCCGGCATCGCGATCGCCAGGCCGAAGCCCGTGTTGTACAGCGCGACGGAGATACCGTGGGCCAGCTGGGCGGGATTCGTGCCGCTGGCATTCTGCGCGCCGAAGATCTCGATCATGCCGACCACCGTACCGAACAGGCCCATCAGCGGCGCCAGCGACGCGATCGTGCCGAGCGTCGTCAGGAAGCGTTCCAGCACGTGGGCAACGCCCCTGCCCGCTTCCTCGATCGATTCCTTCATCACGTCGCGCGGCGCGTCGACGTTGCGCAGCGCAGCGGCCAGCACGGCACCGAGCGGGGAATTCGTTTGCAGCTTGTCGATGATGTCCGGAGTGACCTTGCCGCTGCGATAAACCTGGATGACTTCATCGAGCAGCTGGCGCGGCAGGATCTTTTCGCGACGCAGGTAGATCAGGCGCTCGATGATCAGGGCCAGGGCGATGATCGACGCGATCAGCAACAGCCAGATGGGCCAGCCGGCGGCTTGAAGAATGGCGAGCAAATGGGACTCCTGGATAAGTAAAAAACAATGAAACAATGTAGTTGCGCAATGTAACGTGTTGCCCGGATTGCGGCAAGTAGAGTTCTGCACACTTTCTGTGGATAAAAGTGTGTGCAAGGCCGTCCGTTGGCGCTAAGTGGCTTGATTCTTAAAGGATATTTTTCCGTGCGTAAAAACTTGGCAGAACCAAAACGCGTTTCCAGCAAGGAACTTTACAGGCCCGTAGCGAGCTCCATCTGCACGTAGTTGCCCACAATTTCTGTGGATAAATTTGTGAGGAATCAGCTTTCCATGCGGTAAGTATTTGATTTTGCTCAGAGAAATTTCCAAGTCCAAAAAATAGGCACGGTTGTGCCAGACTACACATCCCCTCCTACCCTGCCCTTCTGCACATTTTTTGTGGACAAAATTGTGCGCAAGCGCCCAAACCAAACCTTAAGTCCTTGATTCTTAGAAGAAAAGAATATGCGCCCGTTTTTTGGGCAAGCGCTTGTCCCCGTGCCGGGTCTGCCCCCCGCAGGATTTTTCACACAAACTGTGGAAAAAGATGTGAGCAAGCTCATCGTTCGCCCACTAACTCGTTGATTTATCTCAGCATTCTTAGCCAAGCCCAATTTTTAGGCATACTGGACTTGTGCACAGCGCACACGCCTTGACGGCCGGCTGTTCCGGCCACGCCGCCACTGGGTTATAGTCGCGTCCCGACACAACCGGTCTTCTGCACACATTTTGTGGAAAAGATTGTGAGCAACGCACTTGATGGAAGACAAAGTCATTGAATCTAAACGGTATTTTCTCCGTGCAGATTTTTTAGGCAGTGGAAAACCGGTCGTGTATGCGCGGGTTGACGGGCCTCTGTTCACATAAACTGTGGAAAACGATGTGAGCAAGGGCCGCGACAGCGCCCTAAGTGTTTGATTGCCCAAGGAAAATATATTCAAGCTGAATTTTTGAGCAGCGCCGACTTGTCCACTTTCGCACATAAACTGTGGATAAGATTGTGGCCAAGTATCCGAAGATGCACTCAAGCCATTGATCCGTAAGGCAATTTGGTTGCTGCATCGAAATCGGGCAGCATCTTTTACTATAAAAATCAGGTGTTTACAAAAACTACTTGTTGTTTTACAGCAGATGTGTCTTACACTGCGCGCAGCCATGTTTTTGTGGACAGTTCAAACCAGCTCATCCCTATGTTCCCCACCGAAGACGCCGACCCGGCCTACGCCGCCCCGCCCGTACTGACCGTCACGGCCCTCAACCAGCAGGTCGCGCGCCTGCTGGAGCGCACCTTTCCGCTCGTCTGGATCGGCGGCGAGATCTCGAATTTCACGCGCGCAGCCAGCGGCCACTGGTATTTCACGCTGAAGGACGACGCAGCCCAGGTGCGCGCCGTCATGTTCCGCGGCCGCGCCCAGTACGCGGGCTTTACCCCGCGCGAGGGCGACAAGGTCGAGGTGCGCGCCCTCGTCACCCTGTACGGGGCGCGCGGCGATTACCAGATCAACGTGGAGGCGATCCGCCGCGCGGGCGTGGGCGCGCTGTACGAAGCGTTCATGCGCCTGAAGGAAAAGCTGGGGGCCGAGGGTCTGTTCGACGAAAGCCGCAAGCGTCCACTGCCCCTGTTCGCGCGCACGGTAGGCATCGTCACGAGCCCGCAGGCGGCCGCGCTGCGCGACGTGCTGACGGCCCTCAGGCGGCGCGTGCCGCACGTGCGCATCGTGCTGTATCCGGCGCCCGTGCAGGGCCAGCTGGCCGCGCAGAAGATCGCGG includes:
- the adk gene encoding adenylate kinase, giving the protein MRLILLGAPGAGKGTQANFIKEKYNIPQISTGDMLRAAIKAGTELGLAAKKVMDAGQLVSDDIIIGLVKERLKDADCANGYLFDGFPRTIAQADAMKDSGVKIDYVLEIDVPDELIVERMSGRRSHPASGRVYHVKFNPPKVEGKDDVTGEPLVQRDDDTEETVKKRLAVYHNQTEVLLGYYNKWAESGLPGAPKYRKISGVGPVEQVRDAAFAALAG
- the kdsB gene encoding 3-deoxy-manno-octulosonate cytidylyltransferase — protein: MSFVVIIPARLASTRLPNKPLADLGGKPMVVRVAERAQQSGASRIIVATDHADIAAACAAHGVEACMTRSDHPSGTDRIAEVAHLLGLAPDAVVVNLQGDEPLIDPALLAACAARISADVPMATCAHPLSDVADAFNPNVVKVVLDKSGRALYFSRATIPWHRDGFAATREQLPAGYVPLRHIGLYAYSNAFLQRYPQLEPAPLESIEALEQLRVLWHGVPIAVHVTDEAPHAGVDTPADLERVRLFYTS
- a CDS encoding Trm112 family protein, giving the protein MDARLLDILVCPLCKGPLEYDKKAQELICRPDRLAYPIRDGIPIMWAEEARKVEPAL
- the lpxK gene encoding tetraacyldisaccharide 4'-kinase, encoding MASSLESTLTRAWLRRGPLAVALWPLSLLFRLLTALRIALYRAGVLKAGRLPVPVVVVGNIFIGGTGKTPLTIWLAQQLRAAGMRPGVISRGHGGAEDAPREVLVTSRAQDVGDEPLLIAARAGCPVVVGRKRVAAGRHLLDLHPDVDVLITDDGLQHYALARDVEIILFDGRGTGNGWTLPAGPLREAPSRRRDVTVVNAPEITPALAAAVGGQPWQMRLAGDHAERLMDANERVPLSALRGKRVLAAAGIGNPGRFFALLRAAGLDVAELPLPDHHDFLDDPFRTVDADVILVTEKDAVKCRQLETINNDPRVWVVPVGAQIDAALAAQIVEKCRGRPTA
- a CDS encoding ExbD/TolR family protein, coding for MDFRRGRKREDPEINLIPFIDVLLVVLIFLMVTTTYSKFTELQITLPTADAEKAIEKPFEINVTVDAKGNYTVNNVPVAFHGVASLADDLKRAAGTGPDGQPLPAPVKDPVIIVNADQFAMHQMVINVLEAARMAGYDKLTFAAQTGGQK
- a CDS encoding MotA/TolQ/ExbB proton channel family protein → MLAILQAAGWPIWLLLIASIIALALIIERLIYLRREKILPRQLLDEVIQVYRSGKVTPDIIDKLQTNSPLGAVLAAALRNVDAPRDVMKESIEEAGRGVAHVLERFLTTLGTIASLAPLMGLFGTVVGMIEIFGAQNASGTNPAQLAHGISVALYNTGFGLAIAMPALVFYRHFRALVDSFIIDMELQAVKFVDVVHGARK